One Channa argus isolate prfri chromosome 15, Channa argus male v1.0, whole genome shotgun sequence DNA segment encodes these proteins:
- the wizb gene encoding protein Wiz isoform X2: MEPQGRPLTPGTSYGPPAFSSAQTLLSCTSQSSTSPSVSDGPMSARCSWAHAADETHTEGPDLDRGAQRRFRSSAFPSSLSWDSDSEKEALDEEELQHFSNPHGLAAHSPGSPSSGIRLDSEEDPEKLHLQSHTDPPLEPSTEDGNTCQRGPTQVADSKVWSVSEGAELLPSNVKPKESCQMEGAVDHSEEEKRPKGKESRAPERDVYTFPGDSDPESPPPAPWAQCTFIQRCKKKRVLLRPFSGLGTTKRALPETGKRARVSPEISKTAEMAQLSRGGGVYDFEEVSFGEEEPIKFRHTEEETEPDKEIFTCVECSIYFKKQVHLQEHMVEHCQSAAAGRKRSGKTGRFRCIECGWNLPSRLALADHHKKHQESRLKILEEIEKLNENKNPSQKLDCTGPDRDASPGSNPGKVSEPEIVTSPPLSPAPVSTPEAESDTTPPSSGRPPAQARAGSTYRRRFVCNKCNFSARTPQALANHSQTHNKKKTSLQVDFPPRGSPSRSPSTSLSCGHCAFLTSSQTVLREHQKLVHPAEVSVCGAQVDEPGPHSRSNVGTPISKPILDPDDLSESGSLPDAAPGQSQQQVTASGESTTPDHTAAQPADQRAFNRRFSRRGKTWMEPDRFHPRLDDDKLPGSEEEEEEQDEDPSTELAAELSKEDTNSPGGVRPHTRARSNTDESSAQTATLSLPSKKKDEHKREVQKDGKVFFLRRRTRVTAASAESDSEEDDVDKERVRRVLSQGALDDDKDDIDEDAEALKSVERKCPYCPDRFHNGIGLANHVRGHLNRVGVSYNVRHFISPEEVNAIEKKFSYQKKKKKVANFDPDTFSVMHCEFCSAGFDTRAGLSSHARAHLRDFGITNWDVTISPIHILRELFSSRPDLVIPTAPPRSSGSPLEDEEEEDDEEDNEDEDDDEDEGEGMIEVKLEGETSERTLCADVSDALPSASPPRWREEEEDGGDEGDEEEAAGEEDEDELQLHPLDDLSSSPGGKTGLCSEDTDGLSPRDEADAKVHSLKCEVCGAQFETRRGLSSHARSHLRQLGIRVSESSGAPIDLLYQIAKERSIDGQISSSLLEPLLAKNSSLAAPQMDEELEDMDLDEKPITFSILAKAAKAVPPSSSSTPSPGASPAPPHPASPSSVVRKAPISSLLPVSSPLRSSEHRPGGMKSLTSNLAAPAAMATTKPLWAPQDSDAPLNLALDVDPNKDIVCQLCGAWFETRKGLSSHARAHLRHFGVEYSESKGSPIDLLNQLIDTDDFKHKASSLQLDGHTEPRGLGTNTPSPKQSLLSLSSSSTPSLLYKVTTSGGGSTSKATSSSGTSLLGPPAKRLKSSSMQVFRLSSGELMALPHNEPPKEIGCEFCGEYFENRKGLSSHARSHLRQMGITEWSVNGSPIDTLRDIITRRGLPCALPLKPLKTPPPSSPGPPHSPLSTSSSPPAPLLNRLPFAFARPSSPPQPASSKSSSAASGSGLILKLKPEPVQLEVTTQGALGRSGGFSGEALNCSWSSSDNVFPLNLAMAHEVEPTRDIRCEFCGEYFENRKGLSSHARSHLRQMGITEWSVNGSPIDTLREVMRKRGLGPSSLSDRGVKKESNQGASSPPWESTTGAGTSERLRVSGYQASKFRKSPLSLLQSGTRLHKQGLGSGGPSSAPPARKIFRMSPLGKRPLLEEAHSVETSHSSPHRLKNFSPLPHDFSFKRKASPDKPGHQDPSCELCGFYFENRKALASHARAHLRQFGVTEWCVNGSPIETLSAWMRSRPQKVLEMHRSYMQGNRSTLKKKTSSSSSSSSQWSSSLAVSLVRPLSREVGHGSSKAAESEAGSNRQASAMGPGRSSPSLSRLAGGLPLQAQVARSELNVRLPRGFERRPLKHPSCPDGTERDPPKPPRTGTVPSLVPKPPSYPLVKLVGKFYTLKCRFCEVEFHGPLSVQEDWIRHLQQHILKMNYNKPAAPKGASSEPPASADEPAPVQASAPASTSTSSTTSSTASTTPALTSTPTRSPTPPAECAPAVTATEIAKVSEELPPPAPLPLPTQTAGVEEECFPPKSPRSCEHL; encoded by the exons ATGGAGCCACAAGGCCGACCCCTAACCCCAGGGACCAGCTATGGACCCCCAGCCTTCAGCTCAGCACAAACCCTCCTCAGCTGCACCTCGCAG TCCTCGACTTCTCCGAGTGTGAGCGACGGCCCGATGTCTGCCAGGTGTTCGTGGGCCCACGCTGCGGACGAGACGCACACCGAGGGCCCAGACCTGGACAGGGGCGCACAAAGGAGGTTCAGGTCTTCCGCCTTTCCCTCCTCCCTGAGCTGGGACTCGGACTCTGAGAAAGAAGCACTAGATG AGGAGGAGCTACAGCACTTTTCTAACCCTCACGGTCTGGCTGCTCACAGCCCCGGATCTCCTTCTTCGGGAAtcag ACTCGATAGTGAAGAAGACCCTGAAAAGCTGCACTTGCAGAGTCATACTGACCCCCCTCTGGAGCCGTCGACAGAAGATGGAAATACATGTCAGCGTGGCCCGACACAAG TGGCAGACAGCAAAGTCTGGAGCGTATCTGAGGGAGCTGAGCTGTTACCGTCCAACGTGAAACCAAAGGAAAGCTGCCAGATGGAGGGGGCGGTGGACCATAGCGAGGAAGAGAAGAGACCCAAAGGAAAGGAAAGCAGGGCGCCTGAGAGAGATGTGTACACCTTCCCTGGAGACTCAGATCCTGAGAGCCCCCCTCCTGCACCCTGGGCTCAATGCACCTTCATTCAGCGGTGCAAAAAGAAGAGAGTGCTGCTCCGGCCTTTCTCAGGACTTGGCACCACAAAGCGCGCGTTGCCTGAGACTGGCAAGCGGGCGAGAGTGAGTCCTGAAATATCAAAAACTGCTGAGATGGCCCAGCTGAGCCGGGGCGGAGGGGTTTACGACTTTGAAGAAGTGAGTTTTGGAGAGGAGGAACCAATAAAGTTCAGACATACAGAAGAAGAAACGGAGCCAGACAAAGAGATCTTCACATGTGTGGAATGTAGCATTTACTTCAAGAAGCAGGTCCACCTGCAGGAGCACATGGTCGAGCACTGTCAGAGCGCCGCGGCAGGTAGGAAGCGTTCGGGAAAGACCGGCCGTTTTCGCTGCATCGAGTGCGGGTGGAACCTGCCCAGTCGGCTGGCGCTGGCAGACCACCACAAAAAGCACCAGGAGTCCCGTCTGAAGATCCTGGAGGAGATTGAgaaactgaatgaaaataaaaacccaagCCAGAAACTGGACTGTACAGGCCCAGACCGGGATGCAAGCCCAGGCTCAAATCCAGGCAAAGTGTCAGAGCCAGAAATAGTCACATCTCCACCCCTGTCCCCAGCCCCAGTTTCAACACCAGAAGCTGAGTCAGACACAACTCCTCCGAGTTCAGGCCGGCCCCCAGCTCAGGCCCGAGCCGGCTCCACCTACCGCCGCCGCTTTGTCTGCAACAAGTGCAACTTTAGCGCAAGAACCCCCCAGGCACTGGCTAATCACTCCCAGACCCACAACAAGAAAAAGACCTCTCTCCAGGTGGACTTCCCACCTCGTGGATCACCATCACGCTCACCGTCCACGTCCCTGTCCTGTGGTCACTGTGCCTTTCTGACGTCAAGTCAAACTGTGCTGAGGGAGCATCAGAAACTGGTTCACCCTGCAGAGGTCTCTGTCTGTGGGGCCCAGGTTGATGAACCCGGACCACATTCGAGGTCTAATGTGGGGACTCCGATCTCTAAACCCATCCTTGATCCTGATGATCTCTCAGAGTCTGGATCCCTGCCTGATGCGGCTCCAGGCCAAAGCCAGCAACAAGTCACTGCCTCTGGGGAAAGCACAACCCCAGACCACACTGCAGCTCAGCCTGCAGATCAGAGGGCCTTCAACAGGAGATTCAGCAGGAGGGGGAAGACCTGGATGGAGCCGGACAGGTTTCATCCTAGACTGGATGATGACAAGCTGCCCGGAAgcgaggaagaagaagaagagcaggaTGAAGATCCAAGCACAGAGCTTGCTGCTGAGCTGTCGAAAGAGGACACCAACTCACCTGGAGGAGTGAGGCCGCACACGAGAGCACGGTCCAACACAG ATGAGAGCTCAGCTCAGACTGCTACGTTATCGCTCCCCTCTAAGAAGAAGGACGAACACAAGCGGGAGGTGCAGAAGGACGGGAAGGTTTTCTTTTTGAGGAGGAGGACGCGCGTTACCGCTGCTTCTGCAGAAAGTGACAGCGAGGAGGACGACGTTGACAAGGAACGTGTGCGACGTGTCCTGTCACAGGGCGCCTTGGATGACGACAAAGATGATATTGACGAGGACGCCGAGGCACTGAAGAGCGTGGAGAGGAAATGCCCCTACTGCCCCGATCGATTTCATAACGGCATTGGACTTGCCAATCACGTGAGAGGCCACCTGAACCGCGTGGGCGTCAGCTACAATGTGCGTCACTTCATATCCCCCGAGGAAGTCAACGCCATCGAGAAGAAGTTCTCCtatcaaaagaagaagaagaaag TCGCCAACTTTGACCCGGACACATTCAGTGTGATGCACTGCGAGTTCTGCAGCGCCGGTTTTGACACCCGGGCCGGCCTGTCCAGCCACGCCAGGGCCCACCTCCGCGACTTCGGCATCACCAACTGGGACGTCACCATCTCGCCCATCCACATCCTGAGGGAGCTGTTCTCCAGCAGGCCCGACCTCGTCATCCCCACTGCTCCCCCCCGGAGCTCGGGCTCCCCGctggaagatgaggaggaggaggatgatgaggaggataatgaggatgaagatgatgatgaggatgaaggGGAGGGAATGATTGAGGTAAAGCTGGAGGGGGAGACAAGTGAGCGGACGCTGTGCGCTGATGTTTCGGATGCACTGCCCTCAGCATCTCCTCCTCGttggagggaggaggaggaggacggtGGGGACGAGG GTGATGAAGAGGAAGCAGCTGGGGAGGAGGACGAGGATGAGCTGCAGCTTCATCCTCTGGATGATCTGAGCTCCAGCCCCGGGGGGAAAACAGGGCTGTGCAGCGAGGACACGGATGGCCTCTCCCCCAGGGACGAAGCAGACGCCAAAG TCCACAGCTtgaagtgtgaagtgtgtgGAGCTCAGTTCGAGACCAGACGGGGACTCTCCAGCCACGCCCGCTCTCACTTGCGCCAGCTGGGCATCAGAGTGTCGGAGAGCAGCGGGGCACCCATCGACCTCCTCTACCAAATTGCCAAGGAGCGCAGCATAGACGGCCAAATAAGCTCCTCCCTCCTGGAGCCCCTTTTAGCCAAGAACTCCTCCCTTGCTGCCCCTCAGATGGACGAGGAATTAGAAGACATGGATCTGGACGAGAAGCCGATCACTTTCTCCATTCTGGCCAAAGCAGCAAAAGCAgtgcccccctcttcctcctccacacctTCCCCTGGTGCCTCTCCAGCTCCGCCTCATCCAGCCTCCCCCTCCTCAGTAGTGAGGAAAGCCCCCATCTCCTCTCTACTGCCCGTGTCTTCCCCCTTGCGCTCGTCTGAGCACAGGCCCGGGGGAATGAAGAGCTTGACCTCGAACCTTGCTGCCCCGGCCGCCATGGCGACGACCAAACCCCTGTGGGCACCACAGGACAGCGATGCTCCTCTCAATCTCG CTCTGGACGTGGACCCCAACAAGGACATTGTCTGCCAGCTTTGTGGCGCCTGGTTCGAGACACGGAAGGGCTTGTCCAGCCACGCTCGAGCCCATCTACGACACTTTGGGGTGGAGTACTCTGAATCCAAGGGCTCTCCCATTGACCTTCTAAACCAGCTCATAGACACAGACGACTTTAAGCACAAAGCCAGTTCCCTGCAGCTCGACGGCCATACTGAGCCGCGAGGCCTCGGCACCAACACGCCATCTCCAAAGCAGTCCCTGCTGAGCCTGTCGTCCTCTTCCACGCCATCCCTCCTCTATAAGGTGACCACAAGTGGGGGAGGGTCCACGTCCAAAGCTACCTCTTCCTCTGGAACGTCTTTACTTGGCCCACCTGCCAAACGCCTCAAGTCCTCTTCCATGCAGGTCTTCCGCCTGAGCAGTGGGGAGCTCATGGCCCTTCCACACA aTGAACCTCCTAAAGAAATTGGCTGCGAGTTCTGCGGGGAGTATTTTGAGAACCGTAAAGGTCTGTCCAGCCACGCCCGCTCTCACCTGCGCCAGATGGGCATCACAGAGTGGTCTGTCAACGGCTCGCCCATCGACACGCTGAGAGACATCATCACAAGGCGGGGCCTGCCTTGTGCCCTTCCTCTAAAACCTCTTAAAACTCCACCTCCTTCCTCCCCGGGTCCCCCTCACTCCCCTCTGTcaacctcctcctctcctccagcCCCCCTCCTCAACCGTCTTCCCTTCGCCTTCGCCCGCCCGTCCAGTCCTCCTCAGCCCGCGTCATCCAAATCGAGCTCGGCGGCCTCCGGCAGCGGGCTGATCCTCAAGCTGAAGCCTGAGCCGGTGCAGCTGGAGGTCACCACGCAGGGAGCCTTGGGGAGATCTGGGGGCTTCTCAGGTGAAGCTCTCAActgcagctggagcagctccGACAACGTGTTCCCTCTCAACTTGG CAATGGCCCATGAAGTGGAGCCTACACGTGACATTCGCTGCGAGTTCTGCGGGGAGTATTTTGAGAACCGTAAAGGTCTGTCCAGCCACGCTCGCTCCCACCTGCGTCAGATGGGCATCACGGAGTGGTCTGTCAACGGCTCGCCCATCGACACGCTGAGGGAGGTTATGCGCAAGAGAGGGCTGGGCCCCTCCTCTCTGTCCGACCGCGGAGTGAAGAAGGAGTCGAACCAGGGAGCCAGTAGTCCACCGTGGGAGAGCACAACAGGCGCCGGCACTTCAGAGCGTCTGAGAGTGTCAGGATACCAGGCGTCCAAGTTCCGTAAATCTCCTCTCAGTTTGCTACAGTCGGGGACGAGGCTCCATAAGCAGGGGCTGGGGTCCGGGGGCCCATCTTCTGCCCCACCTGCAAGGAAGATCTTCAGGATGTCCCCACTGGGGAAAAGGCCTCTGTTGGAGGAGGCTCATTCAGTGGAGACTTCGCACTCATCACCACATCGTCTTAAAAACTTCTCCCCTCTGCCGCATGACTTCTCCTTCAAGAGAAAAGCCTCCCCAGACAAACCTGGACACCAGG ATCCAAGCTGTGAGCTGTGTGGGTTCTACTTTGAGAACCGTAAAGCTCTGGCCAGCCACGCGCGAGCCCACCTGAGGCAGTTTGGCGTGACGGAGTGGTGTGTGAACGGATCCCCTATCGAGACGCTGAGCGCCTGGATGCGCAGCAGGCCACAGAAGGTGTTGGAGATGCACCGGAGCTACATGCAGGGGAACCGCTCCACCCTCAAGAAG AAgacctcttcctcctcctcgtcctcctcccaGTGGTCTTCTTCGTTGGCTGTGAGTCTGGTGCGGCCGCTGAGCCGGGAGGTCGGCCACGGCTCCTCCAAGGCGGCAGAGAGCGAGGCCGGTTCCAACCGTCAGGCCTCTGCCATGGGGCCGGGACGCAGCAGCCCCAGCCTCTCGCGGCTCGCCGGTGGCCTCCCGCTTCAAGCGCAGGTGGCACGCAGCGAGCTGAATGTTCGCCTGCCCAGAG GTTTTGAGCGTCGGCCCTTGAAGCACCCGTCTTGCCCCGACGGAACAGAGAGGGACCCTCCTAAGCCTCCCCGCACTGGCACCGTCCCCTCCCTGGTGCCCAAACCACCCTCCTACCCACTGGTCAAACTGGTGGGCAAGTTCTACACCCTGAAGTGCCG gTTCTGCGAGGTGGAGTTTCACGGCCCGCTGTCGGTGCAGGAGGACTGGATCAGACACCTCCAGCAGCACATCCTCAAGATGAACTACAACAAGCCTGCTGCTCCCAAAGGAGCCTCCTCTGAGCCGCCTGCCTCGGCTGATGAGCCGGCCCCGGTCCAGGCCTCGGCCCCAGCCTCCACCTCTACCTCCAGTACCACCTCCAGTACCGCCTCAACCACTCCCGCCCTCACCTCCACCCCGACCCGCTCCCCTACACCTCCCGCCGAGTGTGCTCCCGCCGTCACTGCCACAGAGATAGCAAAGGTCTCAGAGGAGCTGCCACCTCCGgctcccctccccctccccacccaGACGGC TGGTGTTGAAGAGGAGTGTTTCCCTCCAAAGAGCCCTCGGAGCTGTGAGCACCTGTGA